A stretch of the Zeugodacus cucurbitae isolate PBARC_wt_2022May chromosome 6, idZeuCucr1.2, whole genome shotgun sequence genome encodes the following:
- the LOC105214498 gene encoding mitochondrial-processing peptidase subunit alpha: MNVRLLSRLQQRWSVLRRYATKPSSLSGEEVRIGSGTGIGNITGRAREDASSLTVNQPSTKIVTNLPPLTDPIPNLPEVEYARPLAESSLTQVTTLPNGLRVASEPRFGQFCTVGLVIDSGPRYEVTYPSGVSHFMEKLAFNSTEKFPNKDAILKELEKNGGICDCQSSRDTLIYAASIDSRAIESVTRLLADVTLRPTLHAAEVSAARKAVQFELETLGMRPEQEPILMDMIHAAAYRDNTLGLPKLCPSENLSLIDRNVLMNYLKYHHTPQRMVIAGVGVNHDELVRNVEKYFVDEKAIWETQSIKGTGATEVDSSVAQYTGGLKKEECEIPIYAATGLPELAHVVIGLEGCSHQDPDFVALCVLNIMMGGGGSFSAGGPGKGMYSRLYTNVLNRYHWMYSATAYNHAYADTGLFCIHASAPPSNVRDMVEVITRELVNMASEPGRDELSRSKIQLQSMLLMNLESRPVVFEDVGRQVLATGHRKRPEHFIREIEKVGHGDIQRVARRLLATVPSMAARGDIGKLPEMKDVQNALSNGGRLSSRRLSLFK, from the exons ATGAACGTACGGTTATTAAGCCGACTGCAGCAACGCTGGAG TGTTTTGAGACGTTATGCGACAAAACCTTCATCATTGTCGGGTGAAGAAGTGCGTATTGGCAGTGGTACCGGCATTGGAAATATAACGGGCAGAGCTCGAGAGGATGCTAGCTCGCTTACTGTGAATCAGCCTTCCACCAAAATCGTCACCAATCTACCACCGCTAACAGATCCGATACCCAATCTTCCTGAAGTTGAGTATGCGCGACCCCTAGCCGAAAGCAGTCTTACACAAGTCACTACACTGCCGAATGGATTACGAGTTGCGTCTGAACCCAGATTTGGACAATTTTGTACAGTTGGACTGGTAATCGATTCCGGTCCACGTTATGAAGTTACATATCCAAGTGGTGTTTCACACTTTATGGAAAAGTTGGCgtttaat TCAACTGAGAAATTTCCAAACAAAGACGCTATCTTAAAGGAGTTGGAGAAAAACGGTGGTATTTGTGATTGTCAAAGTTCACGTGACACACTTATTTATGCTGCAAGCATCGACAGTCGCGCAATTGAATCGGTAACACGTTTACTTGCCGATGTGACATTGCGGCCAACACTTCATGCCGCAGAGGTGAGCGCTGCACGCAAAGCGGTGCAATTTGAACTTGAGACGCTCGGCATGCGTCCGGAGCAGGAACCCATATTAATGGATATGATACACGCAGCGGCATATCGCGATAACACTTTGGGACTGCCCAAACTGTGTCCATCCGAAAATCTTTCATTAATAGATAGAAATGTTTTAATGAACTATTTGAAGTATCATCATACACCTCAACGTATGGTAATAGCCGGTGTCGGG GTTAATCACGACGAGCTAGTGCGCAACGTTGAGAAGTATTTTGTGGATGAAAAAGCTATTTGGGAGACTCAAAGTATCAAAGGAACCGGTGCAACTGAAGTCGACAGCTCAGTTGCACAATACACCGGCGGCTTGAAGAAG gaGGAATGTGAAATACCAATTTACGCCGCTACTGGACTACCAGAGCTCGCACACGTTGTTATCGGCTTGGAGGGTTGCTCACATCAGGATCCCGATTTTGTGGCATTATGTGTTTTAAACATAATGATGGGCGGCGGCGGTTCGTTTTCAGCTGGCGGTCCCGGCAAGGGCATGTACTCccgtttatatacaaatgtgctCAATCGCTATCACTGGATGTATAGCGCTACGGCTTATAATCACGCCTATGCAGATACTGGTCTATTCTGCATACATGCTAGCGCGCCACCTAGCAACGTACGTGACATGGTTGAGGTTATTACACGTGAACTCGTCAATATGGCCAGTGAGCCGGGTAGAGATGAATTGAGTCGCTCGAAAATTCAATTGCAATCGATGCTATTAATGAATCTGGAATCAAGACCAGTTGTGTTTGAGGACGTCGGTAGACAAGTTTTGGCAACAGGTCATCGCAAGCGACCTGAACACTTCATACGTGAAATCG AAAAAGTCGGTCACGGTGATATTCAACGTGTAGCTCGTCGCTTACTTGCCACCGTGCCTTCAATGGCTGCGCGTGGTGATATCGGAAAATTGCCGGAAATGAAGGATGTACAAAACGCTCTCAGCAACGGCGGTCGTTTATCCTCTCGGCGACTCTCACTGTTTAAGTGA
- the LOC105214497 gene encoding uncharacterized protein LOC105214497 isoform X1: MTLVFNKIMWLCLLVVAVKTRFVVAYDPNDTKIASVIPPEGFFEAFYPREMDGVPNSASRPAHAHGSFFKHRNPALVDTKNAAAYGYRFDVHILKYKPINRQNASIYSQRLTYISHTLCRKHSA; encoded by the exons ATGACGttggtatttaataaaattatgtggCTATgtctacttgttgttgctgttaaaaCGCGCTTTGTAGTTGCTTATGATCCAAACGATACAAAAATCGCCTCAGTTATTCCACCTGAAGGTTTCTTTGAGGCATTTTATCCGAGAGAAATGGATGGTGTTCCAAACAGTGCTTCCCGTCCCGCTCATGCTCACGGCAGCTTCTTTAAGCATCGCAATCCAGCTCTGGTGGACACAAAGAATGCAGCAGCGTACGGGTATCGTTTTGATG TACACATTTTGAAATACAAGCCAATAAATCGTCAAAATGCATCAATTTATTCACAACGATTGACATATATCTCGCATACATTATGCCGAAAGCACTCAGCATGA
- the LOC105214496 gene encoding ribonuclease 3 translates to MNFQHFSMVPPPPPDIDQANPAPPLPVGIPPGAPPPPPPEPPTSEPHQSGHPAMMNCINYSNDTLPPPMPQVSGAHSFNPYPPNFYQHQNPYNDESTSYYPHYRATNSYADAYGNEGVYNVPPPRKTSYTPYESTYNEYNYHKPKYDGNAHRPYRGGRDFTPNRGHYKPTAPNHIRPFPYEHNKPMPSRVPYSARGNYRNTSTAPPNNRPQFAPSTSQRGYGYSKYAESSRPHTQRERKYEARSDAKEPKPETERDKLLKSWRSNYCETSEDIAEKLAELVGQDEDTRAVWIRSSPADPYYRRTNVPNEVLATSRLEALCNLFDEKLIQRSERVRKTLPPYEAPTRKSRRRLCKHKSEACSSSSEDSSDDELKIEQDCCMEELSRKVQHPYRVHADLWHNDSGEMNDGPLCRCSAKSRRIGIRHGIYPGETGYKKCLPTSNNASQLYHYRITISPPTNFLTKTPTIIKHDEHEFIFEGFSMLTHAPLAELPTCKVIRFNIEYTILYVAEKMPENFTIRELDLFNKYLFHELLELVDFSLYPDSMSSAETCPAFHFLPRFVRDLPDNGKEVLATSEVLRYLLDSAAPLVERDQLRCLNDISQHDWQDYVDFIKGMLVTKPGYKPCSVRVDQLDRNVSDLPECFEAEENVTHPAIVHFGIRPPQLSYAGNPEYQKAWREYVKYRHLMANMSKPSFADKRKLEEKEARLQEMRTQGRMKRNITVAVSSKGYYRTGIMCDIVQHALLIPVLTGHLRFHRSLDLLEKSIGYSFKNRYLLQLALTHPSYKENYGTNPDHARNSLTNCGIRQPEYGDRKIHYLNTRKRGINTLINIMSRFGKEYETMSNITHNERLEFLGDAVVEFLSSIHLFFMFPDLEEGGLATYRAAIVQNQHLALLAKKLHLEEYMLYAHGSDLCHELELRHAMANCFEALMGALLLDGGISIADEVFMNALYMENEQLKEIWKNYPEHPLQEQEPLGDRGCISSYPVLQELTKFEESIGIQFKHIRLLARAFTDRSIGFTHLTLGSNQRLEFLGDTVLQLICSEYLYRHFPEHHEGHLSLLRSSLVNNRTQAVVCDDLGMTKYAVYSNPKVELKTKDRADLLEAFLGALYVDKGLLYCEQFCHVCLFPRLQIFIMNQDWNDPKSKLQQCCLTLRTMEGGEPDIPIYKVIESIGPTNTRVYTVAVYFRSKRLATATGSSIQQAEMNAAKQALENSRDLFPQLDHQKRVIAKSIKKQKGGELKTEFEETLTEQTKPKSTNSMEDESHLPKQYRVREDISSDELPEDDSDMEDRQESANSSKANSSNSSDSTTSSDEEQLEKSHTPKKRSRKRAKKTAATPNSANSNSPKRSNLEMDEPKSANKRNCEDVSSDECFEENLNATAPGTCENTKTALNLIPHDLKDLVEDVSSNSDIESGELSS, encoded by the exons atgaattttcaacacttttcgatggtgccaccaccgccgccagATATTGATCAAGCAAACCCTGCGCCGCCACTCCCCGTGGGTATTCCACCAGGTGCTCCTCCGCCGCCACCCCCAGAGCCACCAACATCAGAACCACATCAATCAGGACATCCAGCAATGATGAATTGTATTAATTATTCAAATGACACTTTACCGCCACCGATGCCACAAGTATCTGGTGCACACAGTTTTAATCCATATCCACCAAATTTTTATCAACATCAAAATCCTTATAACGACGAAAGTACGTCGTATTATCCACATTATCGAGCAACAAACTCTTATGCAGATGCATATGGTAATGAAGGAGTATATAATGTACCGCCACCGAGAAAAACGTCCTATACTCCATATGAGTCGACatataatgaatataattaTCACAAACCAAAATATGACGGAAACGCACATCGACCTTACAGGGGTGGCAGAGATTTCACGCCAAATCGAGGACATTACAAACCAACTGCACCAAACCACATTCGACCATTTCCATACGAGCACAACAAACCAATGCCAAGTCGTGTTCCTTATTCTGCGCGTGGAAATTACCGCAATACATCGACGGCACCGCCGAACAATCGTCCACAATTTGCACCTTCGACGTCTCAGCG AGGTTACGGCTATTCGAAATATGCAGAATCGTCTAGACCCCATACTCAACGCGAGAGAAAGTATGAAGCCCGCAGCGATGCCAAGGAACCGAAACCTGAAACTGAAAGAGACAAACTGCTGAAGAGTTGGAGATCGAATTACTGTGAGACCTCCGAAGACATTGCCGAAAAATTGGCAGAATTGGTTGGACAAGATGAAGACACCCGTGCCGTATGGATACGTTCATCGCCAGCAGATCCCTATTATCGGCGTACAAATGTACCAAATGAAGTGCTCGCCACAAGTAGATTAGAAGCGTTGTGTAATttattcgatgaaaaattaatacaacGATCTGAACGTGTACGCAAAACATTACCACCCTACGAAGCGCCAACACGAAAGTCGCGACGCCGCTTGtgtaaacacaaatctgaagcTTGCTCATCGTCGTCAGAAGATTCATCAGATGATGAGTTGAAAATTGAGCAAGATTGTTGTATGGAGGAACTTTCACGTAAGGTGCAGCATCCCTATCGCGTACATGCCGATTTGTGGCATAATGATTCGGGGGAAATGAATGACGGACCGCTCTGTCGTTGTTCGGCGAAATCACGACGCATTGGCATACGACACGGCATTTATCCCGGTGAAACGGGTTACAAGAAATGTTTACCGACTTCAAATAACGCATCGCAACTTTATCACTATCGCATTACTATTTCGCCACCCACAAATTTTCTCACCAAAACgccaacaataataaagcatGACGAGCATGAGTTTATCTTCGAAGGATTTTCGATGTTGACACATGCACCGCTTGCCGAACTGCCAACATGTAAAGTTATACGCTTCAACATCGAATATACCATTTTGTATGTCGCGGAGAAAATGCCGGAAAATTTCACCATAAGAGAATTGGATTTATTCA ATAAATACCTCTTCCACGAATTGCTCGAGTTGGTGGATTTCTCACTTTACCCTGACAGCATGTCCAGCGCCGAAACATGCCCCGCCTTCCATTTCTTACCACGCTTCGTTAGAGACCTACCCGACAATGGTAAAGAAGTATTGGCTACAAGTGAAGTTCTACGCTACTTACTGGACAGCGCTGCACCGCTTGTGGAACGCGATCAATTGCGATGCCTAAACGATATCAGCCAACATGATTGGCAGGACTATGTTGATTTCATAAAAGGAATGTTGGTGACAAAACCCGGTTACAAACCATGCTCCGTGCGCGTAGATCAGCTGGATCGTAATGTTTCTGATTTACCCGAATGCTTTGAAGCCGAAGAAAATGTAACACATCCGGCCATTGTGCATTTCGGTATACGTCCACCGCAGTTGAGTTATGCCGGTAATCCGGAGTATCAGAAGGCGTGGCgtgaatatgtgaaatatcgcCATCTAATGGCCAACATGTCGAAGCCATCGTTTGCCGACAAGCGTAAGTTGGAAGAAAAGGAGGCGCGTTTACAGGAAATGCGCACGCAAGGACGCATGAAGCGCAACATCACAGTGGCGGTCAGTTCGAAGGGTTACTACCGCACCGGCATCATGTGTGATATTGTGCAGCATGCGTTGCTTATACCAGTGCTCACTGGGCACTTGCGTTTTCATCGCTCGCTCGATCTTTTGGAGAAGAGTATTGGTTATAGTTTCAAAAATCG ttatttattgcaACTGGCGTTGACGCATCCCTCGTATAAAGAGAATTATGGCACAAACCCCGATCATGCGCGCAACTCACTGACGAACTGCGGCATACGACAGCCCGAATATGGTGATCGTAAAATACATTACTTGAATACACGTAAGCGTGGCATAAATACGCTCATAAATATAATGTCGCGCTTTGGCAAGGAGTACGAGACCATGTCGAATATAACACACAATGAACGTTTGGAGTTCTTGGGCGATGCCGTTGTAGAGTTCTTAAGTTCAATACACTTGTTTTTCATGTTTCCGGATTTGGAAGAAGGCGGTCTGGCCACTTATCGTGCGGCCATTGTGCAGAATCAACATTTGGCTTTGCTTGCAAAGAAGCTGCACTTGGAGGAGTACATGCTGTATGCGCATGGCTCGGATTTATGTCACGAATTGGAGTTGCGTCATGCAATGGCGAACTGTTTTGAGGCTTTAATGGGCGCGCTGCTACTCGATGGTGGCATATCGATAGCCGATGAGGTCTTTATGAATGCGCTTTATATGGAAAACGAACAACTAAAAGAGATTTGGAAGAATTATCCGGAACATCCGTTGCAAGAGCAAGAACCGTTAG GCGATCGCGGTTGCATTTCCTCGTATCCGGTGCTGCAAGAATTAACCAAATTCGAAGAATCCATTGGTATACAGTTCAAACACATACGTCTATTAGCACGCGCTTTCACCGATCGTTCCATCGGTTTTACTCACCTCACTTTGGGTTCGAATCAACGTTTGGAATTCTTGGGCGATACTGTGTTGCAATTGATTTGCTCTGAATATCTTTATCGCCATTTTCCCGAACATCATGAAGGTCACCTGTCACTGTTGCGTTCGTCGCTCGTTAACAATCGTACACAAGCAGTGGTTTGTGATGATCTCGGCATGACCAAATATGCGGTTTACTCAAATCCGAAGGTGGAGCTAAAGACCAAAGATCGCGCTGATTTGTTGGAGGCATTCTTGGGTGCGCTGTATGTGGATAAAGGTTTGCTGTATTGTGAGCAATTCTGCCATGTCTGTCTATTTCCacgtttgcaaatatttattatgaatcAAGACTGGAATGATCCTAAATCAAAGTTGCAACAATGTTGCTTGACATTGCGCACAATGGAGGGTGGCGAACCCGATATACCAATTTACAAGGTGATCGAATCCATTGGACCCACCAATACACGCGTGTATACGGTAGCAGTTTACTTCCGCTCTAAACGTTTGGCCACCGCGACTGGCTCATCGATTCAGCAGGCTGAAATGAATGCCGCCAAACAGGCTTTGGAGAATTCACGTGATTTATTCCCACAATTGGATCATCAGAAGCGTGTCATAGCCAagagtattaaaaaacaaaagggTGGCGAACTCAAAACGGAATTCGAAGAGACTTTGACGGAGCAAACGAAGCCGAAAAGCACAAACTCCATGGAAGACGAGTCACATTTGCCCAAACAATATCGTGTACGTGAAGACATTTCCAGTGACGAACTTCCAGAGGACGACAGTGATATGGAGGACCGACAGGAATCAGCCAACAGCAGTAAAG CTAATTCCAGTAATAGCAGTGACAGCACCACCAGTTCAGACGAAGAGCAGTTGGAAAAATCTCACACACCAAAAAAGCGCAGTAGAAAGCGAGCTAAAAAAACCGCTGCAACTCCAAACAGTGCAAATTCGAATTCTCCCAAAAGATCAAATCTTGAAATGGACGAACCGAAAAGCGCGAATAAAAGAAACTGCGAAGATGTCAGCAGTGATGAGTgctttgaagaaaatttaaacgCCACGGCGCCGGGAACGTGCGAAAATACGAAGACCGCATTAAATTTGATACCGCATGATCTCAAAGATTTGGTGGAAGATGTGTCGTCGAATTCGGATATTGAGTCAGGGGAGCTTAGTAgttaa
- the LOC105214497 gene encoding uncharacterized protein LOC105214497 isoform X3, whose product MTLVFNKIMWLCLLVVAVKTRFVVAYDPNDTKIASVIPPEGFFEAFYPREMDGVPNSASRPAHAHGSFFKHRNPALVDTKNAAAYGYRFDAKYSPLYTIDI is encoded by the exons ATGACGttggtatttaataaaattatgtggCTATgtctacttgttgttgctgttaaaaCGCGCTTTGTAGTTGCTTATGATCCAAACGATACAAAAATCGCCTCAGTTATTCCACCTGAAGGTTTCTTTGAGGCATTTTATCCGAGAGAAATGGATGGTGTTCCAAACAGTGCTTCCCGTCCCGCTCATGCTCACGGCAGCTTCTTTAAGCATCGCAATCCAGCTCTGGTGGACACAAAGAATGCAGCAGCGTACGGGTATCGTTTTGATG CAAAATACAGTCCACTTTATACAATTGACATTTAA
- the LOC105214497 gene encoding uncharacterized protein LOC105214497 isoform X2, producing the protein MTLVFNKIMWLCLLVVAVKTRFVVAYDPNDTKIASVIPPEGFFEAFYPREMDGVPNSASRPAHAHGSFFKHRNPALVDTKNAAAYGYRFDVHILKYKPINRQNASIYSQRKHSA; encoded by the exons ATGACGttggtatttaataaaattatgtggCTATgtctacttgttgttgctgttaaaaCGCGCTTTGTAGTTGCTTATGATCCAAACGATACAAAAATCGCCTCAGTTATTCCACCTGAAGGTTTCTTTGAGGCATTTTATCCGAGAGAAATGGATGGTGTTCCAAACAGTGCTTCCCGTCCCGCTCATGCTCACGGCAGCTTCTTTAAGCATCGCAATCCAGCTCTGGTGGACACAAAGAATGCAGCAGCGTACGGGTATCGTTTTGATG TACACATTTTGAAATACAAGCCAATAAATCGTCAAAATGCATCAATTTATTCACAA CGAAAGCACTCAGCATGA